The following are encoded together in the Perca fluviatilis chromosome 23, GENO_Pfluv_1.0, whole genome shotgun sequence genome:
- the nap1l1 gene encoding nucleosome assembly protein 1-like 1 isoform X2, producing MADIDNKDQAEIDPADMEDVEEVEEEETGEDENSKARQLTVQMMQNPQILAALQERLDGLNGSPSGYMESLPKIVKRRVNALKNLQVKCAHIEAKFYEEVHELERKYAALYQPLFDKRSDIVKAAYEPTDEECEWKADEEEELTDEMKEKAKLEEEKKDEEKEDPKGIPEFWLTVFKNVDLLSDMLQEHDEPILKHLQDIKVKFSDPGEPMSFTLEFHFEPNDFFTNTVLTKTYKMRSEPDESDPFSFDGPEIMCCTGCTIEWTKGKNVTLKTIKKKQKHKGRGTVRTVTKTVPNDSFFNFFTPPEVPENGELDEDSEAVLAADFEIGHFIRERIVPRAVLYFTGEAIEDDDDDYDEEGEEADDEEGEEEADEENDPEYDPKKDAAPPAECKQQ from the exons ATGGCAGACATCGACAA CAAAGACCAGGCTGAGATTGACCCGGCAGATATGGAGGATGTGGAGGaagtggaagaggaggagacgGGAGAAGATGAAAACAGCAAAG ctCGTCAGCTGACCGTGCAGATGATGCAGAATCCACAGATCCTGGCTGCGCTGCAGGAGAGGCTGGATGGTCTGAACGGCTCGCCGTCAGGCTACATGGAGAG TTTACCCAAGATTGTAAAGAGACGTGTAAACGCCCTCAAGAACCTGCAGGTCAAATGTGCCCACATTGAGGCAAAGTTCTACGAAGAAGTACATGAACTGGAGAGAAAGTATGCAGCCCTCTACCAGCCCCTCTTCGACAAA AGAAGTGACATAGTGAAAGCAGCTTATGAGCCCACAGATGAGGAATGTGAATGGAAGgcagatgaggaggaagagctgACC GATGAGATGAAGGAGAAGGCCAAGttagaggaagagaagaaggaCGAGGAGAAGGAAGACCCCAAAGGAATCCCGGAGTTCTGGTTAACGGTTTTCAAAAACGTGGACCTGCTCAGTGACATGCTGCAG GAACACGATGAACCCATCCTTAAACATTTACAAGATATCAAAGTAAAGTTTTCGGATCCAGGAGAGCCCATG AGCTTCACGTTAGAGTTCCACTTCGAGCCCAACGACTTCTTCACAAACACAGTGTTGACGAAAACCTACAAGATGAGGTCAGAGCCCGACGAGAGCGACCCCTTCTCCTTCGACGGACCAGAGATCATGTGCTGCACAGG TTGCACGATTGAGTGGACAAAGGGCAAGAACGTCACGTTGAAAACAATCAAGAAGAAACAAAAGCACAAGGGCCGCGGCACAGTGAGGACGGTCACCAAAACAGTCCCCAACGACTCGTTCTTCAACTTCTTCACCCCACCAGAGG TTCCAGAAAATGGCGAGTTG GATGAGGACTCTGAGGCGGTCCTGGCTGCAGACTTTGAAATCGGCCACTTCATCCGTGAGCGTATCGTACCTCGGGCTGTGCTCTACTTCACAGGAGAGGCCATAGAGGACGACGACGACGAT tacgatgaagagggagaggaggcgGACGATGAG gaaggagaagaggaggctGATGAGGAGAACGACCCTGAATATGATCCCAAG AAGGATGCAGCCCCCCCAGCTGAGTGCAAGCAGCAGTGA
- the nap1l1 gene encoding nucleosome assembly protein 1-like 1 isoform X1 — translation MADIDNKDQAEIDPADMEDVEEVEEEETGEDENSKARQLTVQMMQNPQILAALQERLDGLNGSPSGYMESLPKIVKRRVNALKNLQVKCAHIEAKFYEEVHELERKYAALYQPLFDKRSDIVKAAYEPTDEECEWKADEEEELTVSKQDEMKEKAKLEEEKKDEEKEDPKGIPEFWLTVFKNVDLLSDMLQEHDEPILKHLQDIKVKFSDPGEPMSFTLEFHFEPNDFFTNTVLTKTYKMRSEPDESDPFSFDGPEIMCCTGCTIEWTKGKNVTLKTIKKKQKHKGRGTVRTVTKTVPNDSFFNFFTPPEVPENGELDEDSEAVLAADFEIGHFIRERIVPRAVLYFTGEAIEDDDDDYDEEGEEADDEEGEEEADEENDPEYDPKKDAAPPAECKQQ, via the exons ATGGCAGACATCGACAA CAAAGACCAGGCTGAGATTGACCCGGCAGATATGGAGGATGTGGAGGaagtggaagaggaggagacgGGAGAAGATGAAAACAGCAAAG ctCGTCAGCTGACCGTGCAGATGATGCAGAATCCACAGATCCTGGCTGCGCTGCAGGAGAGGCTGGATGGTCTGAACGGCTCGCCGTCAGGCTACATGGAGAG TTTACCCAAGATTGTAAAGAGACGTGTAAACGCCCTCAAGAACCTGCAGGTCAAATGTGCCCACATTGAGGCAAAGTTCTACGAAGAAGTACATGAACTGGAGAGAAAGTATGCAGCCCTCTACCAGCCCCTCTTCGACAAA AGAAGTGACATAGTGAAAGCAGCTTATGAGCCCACAGATGAGGAATGTGAATGGAAGgcagatgaggaggaagagctgACCGTAAGTAAGCAG GATGAGATGAAGGAGAAGGCCAAGttagaggaagagaagaaggaCGAGGAGAAGGAAGACCCCAAAGGAATCCCGGAGTTCTGGTTAACGGTTTTCAAAAACGTGGACCTGCTCAGTGACATGCTGCAG GAACACGATGAACCCATCCTTAAACATTTACAAGATATCAAAGTAAAGTTTTCGGATCCAGGAGAGCCCATG AGCTTCACGTTAGAGTTCCACTTCGAGCCCAACGACTTCTTCACAAACACAGTGTTGACGAAAACCTACAAGATGAGGTCAGAGCCCGACGAGAGCGACCCCTTCTCCTTCGACGGACCAGAGATCATGTGCTGCACAGG TTGCACGATTGAGTGGACAAAGGGCAAGAACGTCACGTTGAAAACAATCAAGAAGAAACAAAAGCACAAGGGCCGCGGCACAGTGAGGACGGTCACCAAAACAGTCCCCAACGACTCGTTCTTCAACTTCTTCACCCCACCAGAGG TTCCAGAAAATGGCGAGTTG GATGAGGACTCTGAGGCGGTCCTGGCTGCAGACTTTGAAATCGGCCACTTCATCCGTGAGCGTATCGTACCTCGGGCTGTGCTCTACTTCACAGGAGAGGCCATAGAGGACGACGACGACGAT tacgatgaagagggagaggaggcgGACGATGAG gaaggagaagaggaggctGATGAGGAGAACGACCCTGAATATGATCCCAAG AAGGATGCAGCCCCCCCAGCTGAGTGCAAGCAGCAGTGA
- the nap1l1 gene encoding nucleosome assembly protein 1-like 1 isoform X3, translating into MADIDNKDQAEIDPADMEDVEEVEEEETGEDENSKARQLTVQMMQNPQILAALQERLDGLNGSPSGYMESLPKIVKRRVNALKNLQVKCAHIEAKFYEEVHELERKYAALYQPLFDKRSDIVKAAYEPTDEECEWKADEEEELTVSKQDEMKEKAKLEEEKKDEEKEDPKGIPEFWLTVFKNVDLLSDMLQEHDEPILKHLQDIKVKFSDPGEPMSFTLEFHFEPNDFFTNTVLTKTYKMRSEPDESDPFSFDGPEIMCCTGCTIEWTKGKNVTLKTIKKKQKHKGRGTVRTVTKTVPNDSFFNFFTPPEVPENGELDEDSEAVLAADFEIGHFIRERIVPRAVLYFTGEAIEDDDDDYDEEGEEADDEEGEEEADEENDPEYDPKV; encoded by the exons ATGGCAGACATCGACAA CAAAGACCAGGCTGAGATTGACCCGGCAGATATGGAGGATGTGGAGGaagtggaagaggaggagacgGGAGAAGATGAAAACAGCAAAG ctCGTCAGCTGACCGTGCAGATGATGCAGAATCCACAGATCCTGGCTGCGCTGCAGGAGAGGCTGGATGGTCTGAACGGCTCGCCGTCAGGCTACATGGAGAG TTTACCCAAGATTGTAAAGAGACGTGTAAACGCCCTCAAGAACCTGCAGGTCAAATGTGCCCACATTGAGGCAAAGTTCTACGAAGAAGTACATGAACTGGAGAGAAAGTATGCAGCCCTCTACCAGCCCCTCTTCGACAAA AGAAGTGACATAGTGAAAGCAGCTTATGAGCCCACAGATGAGGAATGTGAATGGAAGgcagatgaggaggaagagctgACCGTAAGTAAGCAG GATGAGATGAAGGAGAAGGCCAAGttagaggaagagaagaaggaCGAGGAGAAGGAAGACCCCAAAGGAATCCCGGAGTTCTGGTTAACGGTTTTCAAAAACGTGGACCTGCTCAGTGACATGCTGCAG GAACACGATGAACCCATCCTTAAACATTTACAAGATATCAAAGTAAAGTTTTCGGATCCAGGAGAGCCCATG AGCTTCACGTTAGAGTTCCACTTCGAGCCCAACGACTTCTTCACAAACACAGTGTTGACGAAAACCTACAAGATGAGGTCAGAGCCCGACGAGAGCGACCCCTTCTCCTTCGACGGACCAGAGATCATGTGCTGCACAGG TTGCACGATTGAGTGGACAAAGGGCAAGAACGTCACGTTGAAAACAATCAAGAAGAAACAAAAGCACAAGGGCCGCGGCACAGTGAGGACGGTCACCAAAACAGTCCCCAACGACTCGTTCTTCAACTTCTTCACCCCACCAGAGG TTCCAGAAAATGGCGAGTTG GATGAGGACTCTGAGGCGGTCCTGGCTGCAGACTTTGAAATCGGCCACTTCATCCGTGAGCGTATCGTACCTCGGGCTGTGCTCTACTTCACAGGAGAGGCCATAGAGGACGACGACGACGAT tacgatgaagagggagaggaggcgGACGATGAG gaaggagaagaggaggctGATGAGGAGAACGACCCTGAATATGATCCCAAG GTGTAA